In one Niallia taxi genomic region, the following are encoded:
- a CDS encoding PTS sugar transporter subunit IIA, translating into MSILKKENIILNSNVSEKTEAIKLAGQILVDQGYVSADYIPAMLQREELSSTYMGNFLAIPHGTDEAKAAVLQSGLSVVQVPNGVDFGDGNIVKLLVGIAGKDGEHLEILSQIAIVCSEEENVEKLVQAKSEEEIISILSEVN; encoded by the coding sequence ATGTCTATATTAAAAAAAGAAAACATCATCCTAAACAGTAATGTGTCTGAAAAAACAGAGGCTATTAAATTAGCTGGTCAAATCTTGGTAGACCAAGGCTATGTTTCAGCAGATTATATTCCAGCAATGCTTCAAAGAGAAGAGCTTTCTTCTACTTACATGGGTAACTTCCTAGCGATTCCACATGGTACAGATGAAGCAAAAGCAGCTGTTCTACAATCAGGTCTATCAGTAGTACAAGTTCCAAACGGTGTTGACTTCGGTGATGGAAACATTGTGAAATTACTAGTTGGTATTGCAGGTAAAGACGGAGAGCACTTAGAGATTCTGTCTCAAATCGCAATCGTATGTTCAGAAGAAGAAAATGTTGAAAAGCTTGTTCAAGCAAAATCAGAAGAGGAAATTATTTCAATTCTAAGCGAGGTTAACTAA
- a CDS encoding BglG family transcription antiterminator, translating to MVISARERLILQFLLEDMKEDVTIKQLADIVNVSERTIHRDLKNIEDVLQAFHLKLQKKAGVGVKVIGAQGDIYQLRVTILKQDFTEYTPDERLIVALCTLLDNKEPVKLFSLANDMGVTTATVSHDLDKLEPIIKRYDLQLVRKRGYGIELEGSEDAKRKAITSLISERFDVPEFLKMVRDNIQKKSTNKIDSISERLLGLVHKEKIILIEGIIEEINEELPYSLADSSYVGLVVHIALAMERIQRGENITLQEDYLRELKSTKEFSFARKIAARLERTFEVTIPDEEIGYITMHLRGAKIRYDKDIGIKDENIEVAVIVQSLIKNVENLLHTRLLDETLSQGLLAHLQPALYRLKQKMRISNPLLSNIKDDYYELFKVVKKAAELTLPNQDIPEEEIGYLVLHFGAALNSKQLTTKLRVLIICSSGIGTSKMLAAKIGNEIPGLSEIKTASVFEMKNISLDEYDAILSTIPIEDMNRDYFVVSPILTNHELELVKNFLQKKGGQLTEKAEPANDGVEILSLSFQHFDQLGKQVTVLADLLKDFEVWKAGDADLNKVLQDGLERLLYKGSILDANEVLCSLQNREKIGGLAIPDTTLALYHTRSDKVSYPSFNIIDATTAYELKAMNGGSEKVTRILLLLAPFELTSSTLELLSFISSLIIQSQTSIKLFENGTKDELAHFISNQYLKNYIHTNQEATKCLY from the coding sequence ATGGTTATTTCTGCAAGAGAAAGACTGATTTTACAATTTTTGCTTGAAGATATGAAAGAGGATGTCACAATCAAGCAGCTTGCTGATATTGTGAATGTGAGTGAGCGGACAATCCACCGTGACCTAAAAAATATTGAAGATGTTTTGCAGGCATTCCACTTAAAGCTTCAAAAAAAAGCAGGAGTGGGAGTAAAGGTAATTGGTGCACAAGGTGATATTTACCAATTAAGAGTAACGATCCTTAAACAGGATTTTACAGAATATACACCTGATGAAAGGCTTATCGTCGCTTTATGTACACTGTTGGATAATAAAGAGCCTGTTAAGCTTTTTTCTCTTGCGAACGATATGGGTGTAACAACAGCAACTGTCAGTCACGATTTGGATAAGCTTGAACCGATTATTAAACGATATGATCTGCAGCTTGTGCGTAAGCGGGGTTATGGAATCGAACTGGAAGGTTCAGAGGATGCAAAAAGAAAGGCAATAACAAGTCTTATCTCGGAAAGATTTGACGTGCCAGAATTTTTGAAGATGGTCAGAGACAATATTCAAAAGAAATCCACCAATAAAATAGATTCTATTTCAGAAAGGCTGTTAGGCCTAGTCCATAAAGAAAAGATCATCTTGATAGAGGGAATCATTGAGGAAATCAATGAAGAGCTGCCGTACAGTCTGGCAGACAGCTCTTATGTTGGGTTGGTTGTCCATATTGCCTTGGCGATGGAACGAATCCAAAGGGGCGAAAATATTACTCTTCAAGAAGACTATTTGCGAGAGTTGAAATCGACAAAAGAGTTTAGTTTTGCTCGGAAAATTGCTGCTCGTTTAGAAAGAACATTTGAAGTCACCATCCCTGATGAAGAGATTGGTTATATCACGATGCATTTGCGGGGAGCAAAAATCCGCTATGACAAGGATATAGGGATTAAGGATGAAAATATCGAGGTTGCTGTCATTGTGCAGAGCTTAATCAAAAATGTGGAGAATCTTCTCCATACAAGACTATTAGATGAAACCTTATCTCAAGGGCTGTTGGCACATCTTCAGCCAGCGTTATACAGATTAAAGCAAAAAATGAGAATTTCCAACCCGCTGCTGAGTAATATTAAAGATGACTATTATGAATTGTTTAAAGTCGTAAAAAAGGCAGCAGAGCTTACCTTGCCCAATCAAGATATACCGGAAGAGGAAATCGGTTATTTGGTTTTGCATTTTGGAGCGGCATTAAATTCAAAACAGCTTACGACTAAATTAAGGGTTTTAATTATATGCTCAAGTGGAATTGGTACATCAAAAATGCTTGCCGCAAAAATTGGCAATGAGATTCCTGGTCTATCTGAAATTAAAACGGCATCTGTTTTTGAAATGAAAAACATTTCTCTTGATGAATATGATGCCATCCTATCAACAATCCCAATTGAGGATATGAACAGAGATTATTTTGTTGTCAGTCCAATTTTGACGAATCATGAACTCGAACTTGTCAAAAACTTTTTGCAAAAAAAAGGCGGACAATTAACAGAAAAAGCAGAACCGGCTAATGATGGGGTTGAGATATTATCCCTCAGCTTTCAACACTTTGATCAACTAGGCAAACAAGTAACAGTACTTGCAGACCTATTGAAGGATTTTGAGGTATGGAAAGCAGGCGATGCTGATTTAAACAAGGTATTACAGGATGGGCTGGAAAGGCTTTTGTATAAAGGTTCTATCTTAGACGCTAACGAAGTGTTGTGTTCTCTACAGAATAGAGAAAAGATAGGCGGCTTAGCTATTCCAGACACAACACTTGCCCTTTATCACACAAGAAGTGATAAAGTGTCATACCCATCTTTTAATATAATAGATGCAACAACTGCTTATGAATTGAAGGCGATGAATGGAGGAAGCGAAAAAGTAACAAGAATTTTACTTTTGCTGGCACCATTCGAGCTGACTTCATCAACATTGGAATTATTAAGCTTTATTAGTTCCTTGATTATTCAGTCGCAAACTAGCATTAAGCTGTTTGAAAATGGAACTAAAGATGAATTAGCGCATTTCATTAGCAACCAATACTTAAAAAACTATATTCATACAAATCAGGAGGCAACGAAATGTCTATATTAA
- a CDS encoding PTS mannitol transporter subunit IICB: MSNENNKGFRVKIQRFGSHLSGMVMPNIGAFIAWGIITALFIPSGYFPNESFAQLVDPMIKYLLPLLIGYTGGKMVYDVRGGVVGAIATMGVIVGSDIPMFLGAMIMGPLGGYLIKKVDDLFRGKVKAGFEMLVNNFSAGILGAIITLLALKFVGPLVEALSQMLSSGVEFIVDANLLPLASILIEPAKVLFLNNAINQGILGPIGVDQAKEVGKSILFLLEANPGPGLGVLLAYSIFGKGTSKQTAPGAAIIHFLGGIHEIYFPYILMKPAMLLAVIGGGMSGVFTFTVFNAGLVATPSPGSIIAIMALSPKGEHLGVLAGVIVAAVVSFVIGAIVLKTSKGEAEDINAAAEKMQELKGKKSSVAGAVTGADASVEAAEATNEAAEFDYSTVKKIIFACDAGMGSSAMGASIMRNKVKKAGVEGVDVTNTSIANLPNDADLVITHKDLTDRAVAKLPNAQHVSVENFMNSPKYDEIINNLK, encoded by the coding sequence ATGTCGAACGAAAATAATAAAGGTTTTCGCGTTAAAATACAGCGTTTTGGAAGTCACCTGAGCGGAATGGTAATGCCGAATATCGGCGCATTTATCGCTTGGGGAATTATTACAGCACTTTTTATACCATCTGGATACTTTCCAAACGAAAGTTTTGCACAACTAGTTGATCCAATGATCAAATACTTGCTGCCATTATTAATTGGTTATACTGGCGGTAAAATGGTTTACGATGTCCGCGGGGGCGTAGTCGGTGCCATCGCAACAATGGGTGTTATCGTCGGTTCTGATATTCCGATGTTCCTTGGAGCAATGATTATGGGTCCTCTCGGCGGTTACTTGATCAAAAAAGTCGACGATCTGTTCAGAGGTAAAGTAAAAGCAGGCTTTGAAATGTTAGTAAACAACTTCTCAGCAGGTATTCTAGGTGCAATTATTACACTTCTTGCATTAAAGTTTGTAGGACCTCTTGTTGAAGCATTAAGCCAAATGCTTTCAAGTGGAGTAGAATTTATTGTCGATGCAAACCTTCTGCCACTTGCAAGTATCCTTATTGAACCAGCTAAAGTCTTGTTCTTGAACAATGCGATCAACCAAGGTATTCTTGGACCAATTGGTGTAGATCAAGCAAAAGAAGTAGGGAAATCAATCCTATTCTTACTAGAAGCAAACCCAGGACCAGGTCTTGGTGTGTTATTGGCATATAGTATTTTTGGTAAAGGTACATCAAAACAAACTGCACCTGGTGCAGCGATTATCCACTTCTTAGGTGGTATTCATGAAATTTACTTCCCTTACATCCTAATGAAGCCTGCAATGCTGTTGGCAGTTATTGGGGGGGGAATGAGTGGTGTGTTCACATTCACTGTATTCAATGCAGGACTTGTTGCAACACCATCACCAGGAAGCATTATTGCCATTATGGCATTGTCTCCTAAAGGTGAGCATTTAGGAGTATTAGCAGGTGTAATTGTTGCTGCTGTTGTTTCCTTCGTAATTGGTGCAATTGTTTTGAAAACAAGCAAAGGCGAAGCAGAAGATATCAATGCTGCTGCTGAAAAAATGCAAGAGCTTAAAGGTAAAAAGAGCTCTGTTGCAGGTGCTGTTACTGGCGCTGATGCATCTGTTGAAGCTGCTGAAGCAACTAACGAAGCTGCAGAATTTGACTATAGCACTGTGAAGAAAATTATCTTTGCATGTGACGCAGGTATGGGTTCAAGTGCTATGGGTGCTTCCATCATGCGTAATAAAGTGAAAAAAGCTGGTGTTGAAGGTGTTGATGTAACAAATACATCTATCGCAAACCTTCCGAATGATGCTGACCTTGTTATCACACATAAAGATTTGACAGACCGTGCAGTGGCTAAGCTTCCAAACGCACAACACGTATCTGTAGAAAACTTTATGAACAGCCCTAAATATGATGAGATTATCAATAACTTGAAATAA
- a CDS encoding hemolysin family protein, with protein MEIFNIILFAILIAFTGFFVATEFAIVKVRGSRIDQLVAEGRKGALAAKRVTSHLDEYLSACQLGITVTALGLGWIGEPTVEAILHPVFEKFHVSGSVSTILSFGIAFVSVTFIHVVVGELAPKTVAIQKAEMITLLFSPPIIWFYRLLYPFIWLLNGSARVLTGMFGLKPASEHELAHSEEELRILMSESYKSGEINKNELAYVNNIFEFDERIAKEIMVPRTEMVTISLDNTFDEIMDILEEENYTRYPLVNGDKDNVIGLINIREFLTARIQEQEQMDLENYMKPIIRVIETIPIRDLLIKMQKERTHMAILLDEYGGTSGIVTAEDILEEIVGDIRDEFDEDEVAEIRKIKENHYILSGKVLISEVNDLLGIHLSEEEVDTIGGWFLTNNFEAVEGDEIEEEDYVFKLKSIEEHHIHFIEVFKTSIKKETI; from the coding sequence TTGGAAATTTTTAATATAATTTTATTCGCAATACTTATAGCTTTTACAGGTTTTTTCGTTGCAACAGAGTTTGCAATCGTTAAAGTAAGGGGTTCAAGGATAGATCAGCTTGTAGCAGAAGGAAGAAAAGGTGCGTTAGCTGCGAAAAGAGTAACTAGCCACCTTGACGAATATCTGTCAGCTTGTCAGCTAGGTATTACAGTAACAGCGCTAGGTTTAGGGTGGATTGGTGAACCTACGGTGGAAGCAATTCTTCATCCGGTATTCGAGAAGTTTCATGTATCGGGGTCTGTTTCGACCATTTTATCTTTTGGGATAGCCTTTGTGTCTGTTACCTTTATCCATGTGGTTGTCGGAGAACTTGCTCCTAAAACAGTCGCTATCCAAAAAGCTGAAATGATTACTTTGCTTTTCTCTCCACCAATTATTTGGTTTTACAGGTTGTTGTATCCATTTATTTGGCTTTTGAACGGATCTGCTCGTGTTTTAACAGGAATGTTTGGCCTAAAGCCAGCATCAGAGCATGAGCTTGCCCACTCAGAAGAGGAACTCCGTATTTTAATGTCTGAAAGCTATAAAAGCGGTGAAATAAATAAAAATGAATTAGCATACGTAAACAATATTTTTGAATTTGATGAGAGAATAGCGAAGGAAATTATGGTTCCTCGAACAGAGATGGTAACAATCAGTTTAGACAATACCTTTGATGAAATTATGGACATTTTAGAAGAGGAAAACTATACCCGTTATCCATTAGTGAATGGTGATAAGGACAATGTTATCGGTTTAATCAACATTAGAGAATTCTTAACAGCAAGGATCCAAGAGCAGGAACAGATGGATCTGGAGAATTATATGAAGCCCATTATCCGCGTGATTGAAACAATACCTATTCGTGACTTGCTTATTAAGATGCAGAAGGAACGTACCCATATGGCAATCCTGCTTGATGAGTATGGCGGAACATCGGGAATTGTGACTGCAGAGGATATATTGGAAGAAATCGTCGGCGATATTCGAGATGAGTTCGATGAGGATGAAGTAGCGGAAATCCGCAAAATAAAAGAAAACCACTATATTTTGAGCGGAAAGGTACTTATTAGTGAAGTTAACGACCTTCTTGGCATCCATCTATCTGAAGAGGAAGTGGATACAATCGGAGGTTGGTTCTTGACTAATAATTTTGAAGCTGTCGAAGGCGATGAAATTGAAGAAGAAGATTATGTTTTTAAACTAAAAAGCATAGAGGAGCATCATATTCATTTCATCGAAGTATTTAAAACATCCATTAAAAAAGAAACAATTTAA
- a CDS encoding tyrosine-type recombinase/integrase has protein sequence MEVVEAIKDLKQINSMKRYLKKQSERDYLLFLLGINTGLTITELLDIRISDLLEGDGICDFYTIKKDDLRDERKVYLNQKVKKEILHYVSTCNHEPDSYLFQSKKSKNHLSRQQAYRIIHQAAEALGIGSNIGTNSMRKTFGYHAYKRGVAISLLQKHFHHSTKQETYKFLGINKEEVTIPRIDVNL, from the coding sequence ATGGAAGTTGTAGAAGCAATAAAGGACTTAAAGCAGATAAACAGCATGAAGCGTTACTTAAAAAAACAATCTGAACGTGACTACTTGCTGTTTTTGCTTGGCATCAATACTGGTTTGACGATAACGGAGCTATTAGATATCCGTATTTCGGATCTTCTTGAGGGAGATGGAATCTGCGATTTCTACACGATTAAAAAGGATGATCTTCGGGATGAGCGTAAGGTTTATTTAAACCAAAAGGTAAAAAAGGAAATATTGCATTATGTCTCAACATGCAATCATGAACCTGACAGCTATTTATTCCAGTCGAAAAAATCCAAAAACCATCTTAGCAGACAGCAGGCATACAGAATCATTCACCAGGCTGCTGAAGCGTTAGGCATCGGCTCCAATATCGGCACTAATTCGATGCGCAAGACATTTGGCTATCATGCTTATAAGCGAGGTGTTGCTATTTCCTTACTGCAAAAGCATTTCCACCATTCTACAAAGCAAGAGACTTACAAGTTCCTTGGGATTAACAAAGAAGAGGTAACCATTCCTCGCATCGATGTAAATTTATAA
- a CDS encoding cation:proton antiporter regulatory subunit, whose product MNIRETELPGIGKKFELITKNNDKVVIVIHDDGRREVYHFDDDDHEESISSVTFNDLESRQIAGILGGMAYKPKALENIEMAFNDLIIEWYKVERDSKAANHTIGDMDIRNNYKVNVIAIMKKGADKMLSPGPDTLVEAGDTLVISGERQHLKKIILEQLTKSTGGDT is encoded by the coding sequence ATGAATATCAGAGAGACTGAACTCCCTGGCATTGGAAAAAAATTCGAACTAATAACAAAAAACAACGATAAGGTAGTAATTGTCATTCATGATGATGGCAGACGCGAGGTTTATCATTTTGATGATGATGACCATGAGGAAAGCATCTCAAGCGTTACTTTCAACGATTTAGAATCAAGACAAATTGCAGGTATCCTTGGCGGGATGGCGTACAAACCAAAAGCTCTAGAAAATATCGAAATGGCCTTTAATGATTTAATTATCGAATGGTATAAGGTGGAACGCGACTCTAAAGCTGCGAATCATACGATTGGGGATATGGATATTCGCAACAACTACAAAGTAAATGTTATTGCCATCATGAAAAAAGGCGCTGACAAGATGCTTAGCCCTGGGCCAGACACATTAGTTGAAGCAGGCGACACCCTTGTCATATCAGGAGAAAGGCAGCACTTAAAGAAAATAATACTTGAGCAATTGACTAAAAGCACTGGAGGTGACACTTAA
- a CDS encoding cation:proton antiporter, with protein sequence MDHLVFEVGTALLLVALAAILAGKLKFSIIPFLIIVGMLVGPHAPHFGIIDLRFIESAEIINFMGRIGVLFLLFYLGLEFSVGKLIKSGRSIVTAGTIYIIINFSLGLIYGFLNGFDVIEVFIISGIITISSSAIVAKVLVDLRRTGNAETELILGIIMFEDIFLAVYLSVISGLVLGDATSIGGTLLSIGTALGYMLLFFVIARKGAPLLNKLLDISSNEIFIIVIFAALFFVAGFSETIHVAEAIGALLLGLVFSETEHSHRIEQLVVPFRDFFGAIFFFSFGLTIDPFELGGAIWFTLGAVILTILGNFIAGMIAGRRTGLSHKASANIGLTIVSRGEFSIIVANLGIAGGLMPMLKPFSALYVLILAILGPLLTKESSKIFYFLNKIFKWKKVDTKKKKTSQIS encoded by the coding sequence ATGGATCACTTAGTTTTTGAAGTTGGTACCGCGTTACTTCTAGTTGCCCTTGCAGCCATTTTGGCGGGCAAACTGAAGTTCTCCATTATTCCATTTTTAATCATTGTCGGCATGTTGGTTGGTCCCCATGCACCCCATTTTGGAATCATTGACCTCAGATTCATTGAAAGTGCCGAAATCATTAACTTTATGGGCAGAATCGGTGTGCTATTCCTCCTCTTCTATTTAGGGTTGGAATTCTCCGTTGGCAAACTGATTAAATCAGGCCGCTCTATTGTCACTGCCGGCACAATATATATAATAATTAACTTCTCACTAGGGCTTATATACGGCTTCTTAAATGGCTTTGACGTAATCGAGGTCTTTATTATTTCGGGTATTATTACTATTTCCTCAAGCGCAATAGTAGCAAAAGTACTCGTCGATTTACGTAGAACTGGTAATGCTGAAACTGAGCTAATACTCGGTATTATCATGTTTGAGGATATTTTCCTTGCCGTTTATTTATCAGTCATTTCTGGTCTCGTTTTAGGAGACGCCACATCCATCGGCGGAACACTGCTTAGCATTGGTACTGCTCTCGGATATATGCTACTATTTTTCGTTATTGCCCGAAAAGGTGCACCTCTATTAAATAAACTGCTAGATATCTCTTCTAACGAGATTTTTATTATTGTCATCTTCGCAGCACTGTTTTTTGTTGCAGGCTTCTCAGAAACAATCCATGTTGCAGAAGCTATTGGCGCACTACTACTTGGACTTGTTTTCTCTGAAACAGAGCACAGCCATCGTATCGAACAGCTTGTTGTTCCTTTCCGTGATTTCTTCGGAGCTATTTTCTTCTTCAGCTTCGGATTAACGATTGACCCATTTGAGTTAGGCGGTGCAATCTGGTTTACTCTTGGCGCTGTCATTCTGACCATTCTCGGAAACTTTATCGCAGGTATGATTGCCGGAAGAAGAACAGGCTTGTCACATAAAGCATCCGCAAACATCGGCTTAACCATTGTGTCTCGCGGTGAATTTTCCATCATTGTCGCAAACTTAGGAATCGCTGGCGGTCTCATGCCAATGCTCAAACCATTCTCTGCCCTTTACGTATTAATACTGGCTATTTTAGGTCCTTTGCTGACAAAAGAATCATCAAAAATCTTCTATTTCCTGAATAAAATCTTTAAATGGAAAAAAGTTGACACAAAAAAGAAAAAAACTAGCCAAATATCATAA
- a CDS encoding AI-2E family transporter, which produces MELVNKLIANKSAKRIVIFGLLILGIYFLRSMVNLMLFTFILSFLMDRLEKIISKKIPIKRNIIVSLLYLITISLLSYGFIKYLPMLVEEITALIRQLIDFYSRPHDNAVLNYVVTAIQARDINSYLEQGLGFIVVYFTNISAFSIQFLLAIILSFFFLLEKPRLIKYKENFKTSKIAAFYNEIAFFGKKFVLTFGKVLEAQFIIALVNCILTTIGLWILGFPQLLGLSIMVFLFGLIPVAGVIISLIPLLTIGYTIGGYMYIIILIVFICIIHALEAYVLNPKLMSSKTDLPVFFTFIVLIFSEHFFGVWGLILGIPVFVFLLDILQVQSIHTEDKQKKSME; this is translated from the coding sequence ATGGAGTTAGTAAATAAATTAATAGCAAATAAAAGTGCAAAACGAATTGTCATTTTCGGATTGCTTATTCTGGGGATTTACTTTTTAAGAAGTATGGTTAACCTAATGCTTTTTACCTTTATCCTTTCATTTTTAATGGATAGGCTAGAAAAAATTATTTCTAAAAAAATCCCAATCAAAAGAAACATTATCGTCAGCCTGCTTTACCTTATAACAATCAGTTTATTGTCGTATGGATTTATTAAGTATTTACCGATGCTCGTTGAGGAAATTACAGCATTGATTAGGCAGCTTATTGATTTTTACTCTCGCCCTCACGATAATGCCGTCTTGAATTATGTAGTAACAGCCATTCAAGCTAGGGACATTAACAGCTATTTGGAACAAGGACTTGGTTTTATTGTCGTATACTTTACGAATATCAGTGCATTTAGCATTCAGTTCTTGCTCGCGATTATATTAAGCTTTTTCTTCTTGCTGGAAAAGCCAAGACTCATTAAATACAAAGAAAATTTTAAAACAAGCAAGATTGCTGCTTTTTATAACGAGATAGCTTTTTTCGGAAAAAAATTCGTTTTAACATTCGGGAAAGTTCTTGAAGCACAGTTTATTATTGCGTTAGTCAATTGTATTTTAACAACGATTGGTTTATGGATTTTAGGATTCCCTCAATTGCTCGGCCTTTCCATCATGGTTTTCCTATTTGGTTTGATACCCGTAGCTGGAGTTATTATTTCTCTAATCCCGCTTTTAACAATTGGTTATACGATTGGCGGTTATATGTATATAATTATCCTCATCGTATTTATCTGCATAATACATGCGCTGGAAGCCTATGTTCTTAACCCAAAATTAATGTCTTCCAAAACAGATTTGCCTGTTTTCTTCACATTCATTGTGCTGATTTTCTCAGAGCATTTCTTTGGAGTTTGGGGCTTAATTCTCGGGATACCTGTATTTGTATTCCTGCTTGATATCCTCCAAGTTCAGAGTATTCATACGGAAGATAAACAAAAAAAGTCGATGGAGTAA